In Sphingobacterium sp. R2, the genomic stretch ATAATCTAAGGGAGGGAACATACCGCATTTACGCACTTCAGGAAAAAAACAATGACAGAATTTACAATGGTGCCGACGAAGAAATAGGTTTCTTAAAAGATTCTATCGTACTAGAGCGGGATCTCAGCAACATTAATCTTGAAATATTCAAGGCCACTCCAAAGAAGTTTAGAACTTTAGAAAAGAAATTTGAAAAAAATGGAAGTGTACTACTTATTTTTAATAGAAGAGTAGTAAAACCCAATTTAAATATTCTTAATGATGAAGTAAATAATAAAGATAAAATCATACGCTTTGCAAAAACTTCTGATTCTGCAACCCTGTTTATTCCAAATTTAAAAATAGACTCTTTGAAGTTGGTCTTAACGGAAAATGAGAAGCCACTTGATACCATCCTGGTTAGAAAAGGAAACGTAAAAATAGAACCGACAATAGATCCTATTTTTACACCAAATAACGGGAGGGTCGATCGTATCACTCACCTTCAAGTGTCCGCTTTCACACCAATAAAAAATATAGATAAGACAAAATTAAAGTTCAAGGAAGATTCATTGGTGCGAAGCAATTATCAACTTGCAGTAGATACAGCCAATTCCAACATCTATCATATTCGATATAATTGGAGAAAGGACAAAAAGTACCAAATCGAATTCGCAGAAGGCGCCATTACAGGCTATTTTGGAGAACAAAATAAAGAGAAAAAACTAGATCTTACCTATGACGATAGCGAGAACTATGGCGATCTTACTTTTGATTTCACCGATCTGGATAGCAATACAACTTACTTGGTAGAATTGATTAATGAAAAAAAGGACAAAGTCTATCGCTTAGACCTAGTAGACATAGATAACCCGACAGTTGTATATAAACAATATCCAGGAGGTAAATACAGTTTACGTGTAATCCGCGACGATAACGGTAATGGTATCTGGGATACTGGAGATGTAGAAAA encodes the following:
- a CDS encoding Ig-like domain-containing protein; the protein is MLIGLSIQCASIQQPTGGPKDSIPPKILEENPTNFSKNFTAKKIVITFDEYIKLANQQKEFSVTPDMGSNPEFKVKKKNLEITLPDSLEKNTTYSIYFGKGLVDYNAGNALVNYAYVFSTGDKIDSLSIAGNVKSAITKEVQKDVKVLLIPISQDSIFGKKKANIFTTTDTAGNYKLNNLREGTYRIYALQEKNNDRIYNGADEEIGFLKDSIVLERDLSNINLEIFKATPKKFRTLEKKFEKNGSVLLIFNRRVVKPNLNILNDEVNNKDKIIRFAKTSDSATLFIPNLKIDSLKLVLTENEKPLDTILVRKGNVKIEPTIDPIFTPNNGRVDRITHLQVSAFTPIKNIDKTKLKFKEDSLVRSNYQLAVDTANSNIYHIRYNWRKDKKYQIEFAEGAITGYFGEQNKEKKLDLTYDDSENYGDLTFDFTDLDSNTTYLVELINEKKDKVYRLDLVDIDNPTVVYKQYPGGKYSLRVIRDDNGNGIWDTGDVEKKTFPEPVVYLNKTFTIRANWEQKDSFSLSDLKKE